Genomic DNA from Desulfuromonas sp. TF:
AAAACAATGGATATCAAGGAAAAGGTTCTCGAAGTGATGCGTGCCGAAGGCCAACCCCTTAATGCGGGCAAAATCGCCGAGCTTGGGGGGCTGGACCGGAAAGAGGTCGACAAGGCGATGGAGCAGTTAAAAAAGGAAGAAAAGATCATTTCGCCAAAGAGGTGTTATTGGACACCGGCCTAGGTGAGAAAATCTCGGCCCATCCTTCTTCCGGAAGGTTCCCGAAATACATGACCTTGAGGGGGAAAATGCCGGATGCCGGCTTGTCAGCCAGCGGGATTTTTCGGCGTGTCGTAGAAAACCACGGTTCCGGATTCGGGTCCGAGGCTTTTCCAGTCCCCGATGTCGAAATCGAGGCAGAGCGCGCCGCACGTTGGAATGTTCTCGATACCGCAGTCGGCGAGCAGATTGCCGAATTCGGTGAGCCCCGGGTTGTGGCCGATCAGCATCACGTGCTCCCAGCGCTCGTCGAGGCCGCGCACCACTTCCAGCAGAGCCTCGGGCTCCGCCTCATAGATTGCCGCCTCCAGGACCAGCCGGTCATCGGCGAGTCCAAGCTCCCGCCCGATCAGTTCGGCGGTCTTGCGCGCCCGCCTGGCGGGGCTGGAGACGATCAGCTCGGGGCGCCGGCCGAGGGCGGCCAGCCGTTGCCCCGTCAGCGGCACGTCACGTTTGCCGCGCTTGTTGAGAGGCCGATCGAAATCCGCCAGCGCGGGGTCCTTCCAGCTCGATTTGGCGTGTCGTACCAGGGTCAGGCGTTTCATTCCGGGGCCTCCTTTAAAACATTGAAGAGCGTCCAGTCCTGCTCAACACCGGAATGGATCAACAGATCCGGGAGGCGCAGCAACATCGGCCGCAGCTCCTCCTCCCGCACCCGATCAGCCGCTTCCCGGGGGCTTAACCATACCCGGCCGCGGATCGTCCCTTCCGGCCAACTCCCCAGCACCTCATCGACGCGCAGCAGAAAGACCTGCACGGTGCAGATTCCCCCCCATTTCGCATAACGGTATTCACCGACCGGAAACGAGCGGATGGCGCCGAGGACTCCGGCTTCCTCCCAGGCTTCCCGTGCCGCGGACTCAGTGGCCGACAGGCCGGGTTCGATAATCCCCTTGGGGATGATCCAGCGCCTGCGTCGCCGGTTGGTGACCAGCAACACCTCCAGGCGGCCGTCGAACTGCCGGAAGGGGATAACTCCCGATTGGCGATAGAACCAGGAGGGACGGGTTTCCATGGGCTCACCCCGCGGTCTTCGGCCACTTCGAAAATGGGAACCGCACCAGGCTGGCGTTGTAATAGCGGGGATCGTCCGAAACCTCCCGACCAGCCCAAGGGGGAAGCTCAAACTGAGCTCCTGGTGATTGGAGCTCCACTTCCGCCAGGATCAGACCTTCATTGTCCCCGAAGAATTCATCTATTTCCCAGACCGTTCCGGCATGTTCCACCCGGTAGCGCATCTTTTCGATCAGCGGACGCAGGCAGAGCCGCTCGAGCATCTCGGCGGCCTCGGCCGCAGGGATCGGGTACTCGAACTCGGCGCGGCTGATCCCCTCGGTCTTCCCCTTGATGGTCATTGTTCCCCTTTCGACGGCCAGGCGCACCCGCACGGTCCGCTCCGGATCTGTGCAGAGGTAACCCTGTCGGAACAAGGTCCCCGTGGCTCCCCGGCGCCAGCTGTCGCCGACGACCAGGAATTTGCGTTCGATTTCGGTTGGCATGGTCGGAGCATTCTCCCGATCAGGTCAAGGTCCGGCAGGCCTTTATTTTCCCTTGGCCTTCTTGCCCTTCTTCTCGATTTTCCTGACATCCTTGCTGGACATCTTTTCGGGGTTGCACAGGTGCTTTTTCTTCTCGGAAACCGCTCCGCATTTGTCGCAC
This window encodes:
- a CDS encoding CYTH domain-containing protein, with the protein product MPTEIERKFLVVGDSWRRGATGTLFRQGYLCTDPERTVRVRLAVERGTMTIKGKTEGISRAEFEYPIPAAEAAEMLERLCLRPLIEKMRYRVEHAGTVWEIDEFFGDNEGLILAEVELQSPGAQFELPPWAGREVSDDPRYYNASLVRFPFSKWPKTAG
- a CDS encoding MarR family transcriptional regulator produces the protein MDIKEKVLEVMRAEGQPLNAGKIAELGGLDRKEVDKAMEQLKKEEKIISPKRCYWTPA
- a CDS encoding histidine phosphatase family protein, with the protein product MKRLTLVRHAKSSWKDPALADFDRPLNKRGKRDVPLTGQRLAALGRRPELIVSSPARRARKTAELIGRELGLADDRLVLEAAIYEAEPEALLEVVRGLDERWEHVMLIGHNPGLTEFGNLLADCGIENIPTCGALCLDFDIGDWKSLGPESGTVVFYDTPKNPAG
- a CDS encoding NUDIX hydrolase, with protein sequence METRPSWFYRQSGVIPFRQFDGRLEVLLVTNRRRRRWIIPKGIIEPGLSATESAAREAWEEAGVLGAIRSFPVGEYRYAKWGGICTVQVFLLRVDEVLGSWPEGTIRGRVWLSPREAADRVREEELRPMLLRLPDLLIHSGVEQDWTLFNVLKEAPE